A portion of the Hylaeus volcanicus isolate JK05 unplaced genomic scaffold, UHH_iyHylVolc1.0_haploid 12237, whole genome shotgun sequence genome contains these proteins:
- the LOC128884150 gene encoding uncharacterized protein LOC128884150 isoform X1, which translates to MNNDCNSITYCVRSDSGLNVYLIDSFNLDTPLCVFSVSGNILDSCWSPDGIHLSVNAESSGVTLYKNLTWNDASIQVQSFSISSCKEVSTAHLQPLKHMYWSPLGTYFVCYWKHPQKKNFANTPVNDEGRNVFVWRMNDTYTMTKEFTLKYVTSFFLKGLIVGQWPFIKWRQDEMYCCVTSTSEVIIYYGSDVGGTPLLRIPVTGLITSEPAPHLLETSKKELTFASFHLSSGGASFYIFHISDVRQKTWSIQLNQKLDSVDSAKLQWNKSGSTLLIFTSNTVDKAGKSYGDVGDLYLVHRDGSGFVKLNRDNVQEACWHPTRNEVVYIEGKCPSDVMVCDNNGVVLHRIFKAYCNTLRWDSIGHILAIAGFGNLAGDIHFWYRNDQTLDLNSAHFVAQWREPCTVLCGWSPDNNYFFTASTFPRLKVDNYFKIFSKQGKLVYNKCLPKLYNFQWKPLTNYETRDVLTLSSGVDSIQKLIHQIKPIQENSETHTNNFCESLKEINVSSDHHSSYFEQFREPLKINESHDFVLNKPKSLRNDPLFLQHTICGKDSEYENNQAHSFSVPFTSQKKIYPEEKPQSSNYNDFKQTMSGMMCTTKCAESGDLLSLLKQVLPRDTPIHVASSSCTTSNTTHQKDFTTTPYSSTTHFKEMPKASYLNTHSHSVNLTLTEKPSNFLFSAHDNRSQLCTTPSKCKENSNNFFHYLSTKGTNQNNYKETVPNLLATLNDFCAEKNHESINQFPNSLPYSMYKNEDTLSNSFTKYSASVTGRNIDENIQNNNFLNHLRSTTSKKLSNTSNVLHIVSSNFNSQSYPLNEIFLSNSNLDKHAINSSIVHNDTKLFKANQMSTFDLPYKKCIDSDFRSQSSSYHVPVSLKSYSHNPSYAQSIEEFFANTFWEYIDPQGQIQGPFPFDLFINWINMDYFPPKLLIRCLPDKKFQPLSELFEFISASK; encoded by the exons ATGAATAACGATTGTAATTCGATTACATATTGTGTACGATCTGATAGTGGTCTTAATGTTTACCTTATCGACTCGTTCAATTTAGACACTCCACTCTGTGTGTTTTCTGTATCGGGCAATATTTTAGATTCATGTTGGTCGCCGGATGGTATTCATCTTAGTGTGAATGCCGAGTCATCGGGGGTAACCCTTTATAAG AACCTTACGTGGAATGATGCGTCGATTCAAGTTCAATCTTTTTCAATATCTTCATGTAAAGAAGTATCTACGGCTCATTTACAACCATTAAAACATATGTATTGGTCACCTTTGGGAACATATTTTGTCTGTTATTGGAAAcatccacaaaaaaaaaattttg cAAATACTCCTGTGAATGATGAAGGGCGTAACGTGTTTGTATGGAGGATGAATGACACTTATACAATGACCAAAGAATTCACTTTAAAATACGTAACGAGTTTTTTTCTTAAGGGGTTAATTGTAGGACAATGGCCTTTTATAAAATGGCGTCAAGACGAAATGTATTGTTGTGTGACTTCAACCTCTGAAGTGATTATCTATTACGGCTCGGATGTTGGCGGCACCCCTCTTTTACGTATACCGGTGACTGGTTTAATTACTTCAGAACCAGCTCCACATCTTCTTGAAACatcaaaaaaagaattgacatttgcttcgtttcatttatcatCGGGTGGTGCaagcttttatatttttcatatatcgGATGTTCGTCAAAAAACTTGGTCTATTCAACTTAATCAAAAATTAGATTCAGTTGATTCTGCCAAATTACAATGGAATAAATCGGGATCAACACTACTTATTTTCACTTCTAATACGGTTGATAAAGCCG gtaaaAGTTATGGAGATGTTGgtgatttatatttagtaCACCGAGATGGCTCTGGATTTGTTAAGTTGAACCGGGACAATGTACAAGAAGCTTGTTGGCACCCAACAAGAAACGAAGTGGTTTATATTGAAGGAAAATGTCCTAGCG ATGTTATGGTTTGTGATAACAATGGTGTTGTTCTACATCGGATATTCAAGGCTTATTGTAACACATTACGTTGGGATTCTATTGGTCATATCTTAGCCATTGCTGGTTTTGGAAATCTTGCAG gTGACATTCATTTTTGGTATCGCAACGATCAAACTCTGGATTTAAACTCAGCACATTTTGTTGCGCAATGGAGAGAACCTTGCACAGTTTTATGTGGCTGGTCACcggataataattatttctttaccGCATCGACATTTCCCCGCCTTAAAGTGGAcaactattttaaaattttttcaaaacaag gaAAACTTGTTTACAACAAATGCTTACCAAAGctgtacaattttcaatgGAAGCCattaacaaattatgaaacaag AGATGTGCTAACATTATCTAGTGGGGTGGATAGTATACAGAAACTAATACATCAAATCAAACCAATACAAGAAAACAGTGAAACTCACACGAATAATTTTTGTGAgagtttaaaagaaataaatgtatcttCGGACCATCATTCATCATATTTTGAACAGTTTCGCGaaccattaaaaataaatgaatcacatgattttgttttaaataagcCGAAAAGCTTACGAAACGatccattatttttacaacataCAATTTGTGGAAAGGATTCTGAATATGAAAACAACCAAGCTCATTCGTTTTCAGTACCTTTTACAA gtcaaaaaaaaatttatcctGAAGAGAAGCCACAATCATCAAATTACAAtgatttcaaacaaacaa tgtcaGGTATGATGTGTACTACAAAATGTGCAGAATCTGGAGATCTTCTCAGTCTATTAAAACAAGTTTTACCCCGAGATACTCCTATCCATGTAGCGTCCTCTTCTTGTACTACCAGTAACACTACACATCAAAAGGATTTTACTACCACTCCTTATTCATCCACTACTCATTTCAAGGAAATGCCAAAAGCATCTTATCTAAACACTCATTCACACTCAGTTAATTTGACTTTAACCGAAAAGCcttccaattttttattctctgCTCATGATAATCGATCACAACTGTGTACAACACCTTCAAAATGTAAAgagaattcaaataatttcttccacTATCTATCGACAAAAGGaacaaatcaaaataattataaagagaCCGTTCCAAATCTTTTAGCTACATTAAATGACTTTTGTGCAGAAAAGAATCATGAGTCTATCAACCAGTTTCCGAATTCATTACCTTACTCTATGTACAAAAATGAGGATACTTTGTCGAATTCGTTTACAAAATACAGCGCGAGTGTAACAGGACGAAACATCGAtgaaaacattcaaaataacaatttcctAAATCACCTAAGATCTACTACATCTAAAAAGTTGTCTAACACCTCAAATGTTCTTCATATTGTATCATCTAATTTCAATTCACAATCTTACccattaaatgaaatttttttatcgaattcaaATTTAGACAAGCATGCTATAAATTCGTCCATCGTTCATAACGAtacgaaattattcaaagcGAATCAAATGTCTACTTTCGATTTACcttacaaaaaatgtatcgattcGGATTTCCGTTCACAAAGTTCTTCGTATCATGTGCCTGTCTCTCTTAAGTCGTATTCACACAATCCATCTTATGCCCAATCCATTGAGGAATTTTTCGCTAATACATTTTGGGAATATATTGACCCACAAGGTCAAATTCAA gGTCCGTTTCCCTTTGATTTGTTCATTAATTGGATTAACATGGATTATTTTCCCCCTAAGCTACTTATCAGATGTTTGCCAGATAAAAAGTTTCAACCTTTATCCGaactatttgaatttatatcaGCGTctaaataa
- the LOC128884150 gene encoding uncharacterized protein LOC128884150 isoform X2, which translates to MNNDCNSITYCVRSDSGLNVYLIDSFNLDTPLCVFSVSGNILDSCWSPDGIHLSVNAESSGVTLYKNLTWNDASIQVQSFSISSCKEVSTAHLQPLKHMYWSPLGTYFVCYWKHPQKKNFANTPVNDEGRNVFVWRMNDTYTMTKEFTLKYVTSFFLKGLIVGQWPFIKWRQDEMYCCVTSTSEVIIYYGSDVGGTPLLRIPVTGLITSEPAPHLLETSKKELTFASFHLSSGGASFYIFHISDVRQKTWSIQLNQKLDSVDSAKLQWNKSGSTLLIFTSNTVDKAGKSYGDVGDLYLVHRDGSGFVKLNRDNVQEACWHPTRNEVVYIEGKCPSDVMVCDNNGVVLHRIFKAYCNTLRWDSIGHILAIAGFGNLAGDIHFWYRNDQTLDLNSAHFVAQWREPCTVLCGWSPDNNYFFTASTFPRLKVDNYFKIFSKQGKLVYNKCLPKLYNFQWKPLTNYETRDVLTLSSGVDSIQKLIHQIKPIQENSETHTNNFCESLKEINVSSDHHSSYFEQFREPLKINESHDFVLNKPKSLRNDPLFLQHTICGKDSEYENNQAHSFSVPFTSQKKIYPEEKPQSSNYNDFKQTSMMCTTKCAESGDLLSLLKQVLPRDTPIHVASSSCTTSNTTHQKDFTTTPYSSTTHFKEMPKASYLNTHSHSVNLTLTEKPSNFLFSAHDNRSQLCTTPSKCKENSNNFFHYLSTKGTNQNNYKETVPNLLATLNDFCAEKNHESINQFPNSLPYSMYKNEDTLSNSFTKYSASVTGRNIDENIQNNNFLNHLRSTTSKKLSNTSNVLHIVSSNFNSQSYPLNEIFLSNSNLDKHAINSSIVHNDTKLFKANQMSTFDLPYKKCIDSDFRSQSSSYHVPVSLKSYSHNPSYAQSIEEFFANTFWEYIDPQGQIQGPFPFDLFINWINMDYFPPKLLIRCLPDKKFQPLSELFEFISASK; encoded by the exons ATGAATAACGATTGTAATTCGATTACATATTGTGTACGATCTGATAGTGGTCTTAATGTTTACCTTATCGACTCGTTCAATTTAGACACTCCACTCTGTGTGTTTTCTGTATCGGGCAATATTTTAGATTCATGTTGGTCGCCGGATGGTATTCATCTTAGTGTGAATGCCGAGTCATCGGGGGTAACCCTTTATAAG AACCTTACGTGGAATGATGCGTCGATTCAAGTTCAATCTTTTTCAATATCTTCATGTAAAGAAGTATCTACGGCTCATTTACAACCATTAAAACATATGTATTGGTCACCTTTGGGAACATATTTTGTCTGTTATTGGAAAcatccacaaaaaaaaaattttg cAAATACTCCTGTGAATGATGAAGGGCGTAACGTGTTTGTATGGAGGATGAATGACACTTATACAATGACCAAAGAATTCACTTTAAAATACGTAACGAGTTTTTTTCTTAAGGGGTTAATTGTAGGACAATGGCCTTTTATAAAATGGCGTCAAGACGAAATGTATTGTTGTGTGACTTCAACCTCTGAAGTGATTATCTATTACGGCTCGGATGTTGGCGGCACCCCTCTTTTACGTATACCGGTGACTGGTTTAATTACTTCAGAACCAGCTCCACATCTTCTTGAAACatcaaaaaaagaattgacatttgcttcgtttcatttatcatCGGGTGGTGCaagcttttatatttttcatatatcgGATGTTCGTCAAAAAACTTGGTCTATTCAACTTAATCAAAAATTAGATTCAGTTGATTCTGCCAAATTACAATGGAATAAATCGGGATCAACACTACTTATTTTCACTTCTAATACGGTTGATAAAGCCG gtaaaAGTTATGGAGATGTTGgtgatttatatttagtaCACCGAGATGGCTCTGGATTTGTTAAGTTGAACCGGGACAATGTACAAGAAGCTTGTTGGCACCCAACAAGAAACGAAGTGGTTTATATTGAAGGAAAATGTCCTAGCG ATGTTATGGTTTGTGATAACAATGGTGTTGTTCTACATCGGATATTCAAGGCTTATTGTAACACATTACGTTGGGATTCTATTGGTCATATCTTAGCCATTGCTGGTTTTGGAAATCTTGCAG gTGACATTCATTTTTGGTATCGCAACGATCAAACTCTGGATTTAAACTCAGCACATTTTGTTGCGCAATGGAGAGAACCTTGCACAGTTTTATGTGGCTGGTCACcggataataattatttctttaccGCATCGACATTTCCCCGCCTTAAAGTGGAcaactattttaaaattttttcaaaacaag gaAAACTTGTTTACAACAAATGCTTACCAAAGctgtacaattttcaatgGAAGCCattaacaaattatgaaacaag AGATGTGCTAACATTATCTAGTGGGGTGGATAGTATACAGAAACTAATACATCAAATCAAACCAATACAAGAAAACAGTGAAACTCACACGAATAATTTTTGTGAgagtttaaaagaaataaatgtatcttCGGACCATCATTCATCATATTTTGAACAGTTTCGCGaaccattaaaaataaatgaatcacatgattttgttttaaataagcCGAAAAGCTTACGAAACGatccattatttttacaacataCAATTTGTGGAAAGGATTCTGAATATGAAAACAACCAAGCTCATTCGTTTTCAGTACCTTTTACAA gtcaaaaaaaaatttatcctGAAGAGAAGCCACAATCATCAAATTACAAtgatttcaaacaaacaa GTATGATGTGTACTACAAAATGTGCAGAATCTGGAGATCTTCTCAGTCTATTAAAACAAGTTTTACCCCGAGATACTCCTATCCATGTAGCGTCCTCTTCTTGTACTACCAGTAACACTACACATCAAAAGGATTTTACTACCACTCCTTATTCATCCACTACTCATTTCAAGGAAATGCCAAAAGCATCTTATCTAAACACTCATTCACACTCAGTTAATTTGACTTTAACCGAAAAGCcttccaattttttattctctgCTCATGATAATCGATCACAACTGTGTACAACACCTTCAAAATGTAAAgagaattcaaataatttcttccacTATCTATCGACAAAAGGaacaaatcaaaataattataaagagaCCGTTCCAAATCTTTTAGCTACATTAAATGACTTTTGTGCAGAAAAGAATCATGAGTCTATCAACCAGTTTCCGAATTCATTACCTTACTCTATGTACAAAAATGAGGATACTTTGTCGAATTCGTTTACAAAATACAGCGCGAGTGTAACAGGACGAAACATCGAtgaaaacattcaaaataacaatttcctAAATCACCTAAGATCTACTACATCTAAAAAGTTGTCTAACACCTCAAATGTTCTTCATATTGTATCATCTAATTTCAATTCACAATCTTACccattaaatgaaatttttttatcgaattcaaATTTAGACAAGCATGCTATAAATTCGTCCATCGTTCATAACGAtacgaaattattcaaagcGAATCAAATGTCTACTTTCGATTTACcttacaaaaaatgtatcgattcGGATTTCCGTTCACAAAGTTCTTCGTATCATGTGCCTGTCTCTCTTAAGTCGTATTCACACAATCCATCTTATGCCCAATCCATTGAGGAATTTTTCGCTAATACATTTTGGGAATATATTGACCCACAAGGTCAAATTCAA gGTCCGTTTCCCTTTGATTTGTTCATTAATTGGATTAACATGGATTATTTTCCCCCTAAGCTACTTATCAGATGTTTGCCAGATAAAAAGTTTCAACCTTTATCCGaactatttgaatttatatcaGCGTctaaataa
- the LOC128884150 gene encoding uncharacterized protein LOC128884150 isoform X3: MNNDCNSITYCVRSDSGLNVYLIDSFNLDTPLCVFSVSGNILDSCWSPDGIHLSVNAESSGVTLYKNLTWNDASIQVQSFSISSCKEVSTAHLQPLKHMYWSPLGTYFVCYWKHPQKKNFANTPVNDEGRNVFVWRMNDTYTMTKEFTLKYVTSFFLKGLIVGQWPFIKWRQDEMYCCVTSTSEVIIYYGSDVGGTPLLRIPVTGLITSEPAPHLLETSKKELTFASFHLSSGGASFYIFHISDVRQKTWSIQLNQKLDSVDSAKLQWNKSGSTLLIFTSNTVDKAGKSYGDVGDLYLVHRDGSGFVKLNRDNVQEACWHPTRNEVVYIEGKCPSDVMVCDNNGVVLHRIFKAYCNTLRWDSIGHILAIAGFGNLAGDIHFWYRNDQTLDLNSAHFVAQWREPCTVLCGWSPDNNYFFTASTFPRLKVDNYFKIFSKQGKLVYNKCLPKLYNFQWKPLTNYETSGVDSIQKLIHQIKPIQENSETHTNNFCESLKEINVSSDHHSSYFEQFREPLKINESHDFVLNKPKSLRNDPLFLQHTICGKDSEYENNQAHSFSVPFTSQKKIYPEEKPQSSNYNDFKQTMSGMMCTTKCAESGDLLSLLKQVLPRDTPIHVASSSCTTSNTTHQKDFTTTPYSSTTHFKEMPKASYLNTHSHSVNLTLTEKPSNFLFSAHDNRSQLCTTPSKCKENSNNFFHYLSTKGTNQNNYKETVPNLLATLNDFCAEKNHESINQFPNSLPYSMYKNEDTLSNSFTKYSASVTGRNIDENIQNNNFLNHLRSTTSKKLSNTSNVLHIVSSNFNSQSYPLNEIFLSNSNLDKHAINSSIVHNDTKLFKANQMSTFDLPYKKCIDSDFRSQSSSYHVPVSLKSYSHNPSYAQSIEEFFANTFWEYIDPQGQIQGPFPFDLFINWINMDYFPPKLLIRCLPDKKFQPLSELFEFISASK; the protein is encoded by the exons ATGAATAACGATTGTAATTCGATTACATATTGTGTACGATCTGATAGTGGTCTTAATGTTTACCTTATCGACTCGTTCAATTTAGACACTCCACTCTGTGTGTTTTCTGTATCGGGCAATATTTTAGATTCATGTTGGTCGCCGGATGGTATTCATCTTAGTGTGAATGCCGAGTCATCGGGGGTAACCCTTTATAAG AACCTTACGTGGAATGATGCGTCGATTCAAGTTCAATCTTTTTCAATATCTTCATGTAAAGAAGTATCTACGGCTCATTTACAACCATTAAAACATATGTATTGGTCACCTTTGGGAACATATTTTGTCTGTTATTGGAAAcatccacaaaaaaaaaattttg cAAATACTCCTGTGAATGATGAAGGGCGTAACGTGTTTGTATGGAGGATGAATGACACTTATACAATGACCAAAGAATTCACTTTAAAATACGTAACGAGTTTTTTTCTTAAGGGGTTAATTGTAGGACAATGGCCTTTTATAAAATGGCGTCAAGACGAAATGTATTGTTGTGTGACTTCAACCTCTGAAGTGATTATCTATTACGGCTCGGATGTTGGCGGCACCCCTCTTTTACGTATACCGGTGACTGGTTTAATTACTTCAGAACCAGCTCCACATCTTCTTGAAACatcaaaaaaagaattgacatttgcttcgtttcatttatcatCGGGTGGTGCaagcttttatatttttcatatatcgGATGTTCGTCAAAAAACTTGGTCTATTCAACTTAATCAAAAATTAGATTCAGTTGATTCTGCCAAATTACAATGGAATAAATCGGGATCAACACTACTTATTTTCACTTCTAATACGGTTGATAAAGCCG gtaaaAGTTATGGAGATGTTGgtgatttatatttagtaCACCGAGATGGCTCTGGATTTGTTAAGTTGAACCGGGACAATGTACAAGAAGCTTGTTGGCACCCAACAAGAAACGAAGTGGTTTATATTGAAGGAAAATGTCCTAGCG ATGTTATGGTTTGTGATAACAATGGTGTTGTTCTACATCGGATATTCAAGGCTTATTGTAACACATTACGTTGGGATTCTATTGGTCATATCTTAGCCATTGCTGGTTTTGGAAATCTTGCAG gTGACATTCATTTTTGGTATCGCAACGATCAAACTCTGGATTTAAACTCAGCACATTTTGTTGCGCAATGGAGAGAACCTTGCACAGTTTTATGTGGCTGGTCACcggataataattatttctttaccGCATCGACATTTCCCCGCCTTAAAGTGGAcaactattttaaaattttttcaaaacaag gaAAACTTGTTTACAACAAATGCTTACCAAAGctgtacaattttcaatgGAAGCCattaacaaattatgaaacaag TGGGGTGGATAGTATACAGAAACTAATACATCAAATCAAACCAATACAAGAAAACAGTGAAACTCACACGAATAATTTTTGTGAgagtttaaaagaaataaatgtatcttCGGACCATCATTCATCATATTTTGAACAGTTTCGCGaaccattaaaaataaatgaatcacatgattttgttttaaataagcCGAAAAGCTTACGAAACGatccattatttttacaacataCAATTTGTGGAAAGGATTCTGAATATGAAAACAACCAAGCTCATTCGTTTTCAGTACCTTTTACAA gtcaaaaaaaaatttatcctGAAGAGAAGCCACAATCATCAAATTACAAtgatttcaaacaaacaa tgtcaGGTATGATGTGTACTACAAAATGTGCAGAATCTGGAGATCTTCTCAGTCTATTAAAACAAGTTTTACCCCGAGATACTCCTATCCATGTAGCGTCCTCTTCTTGTACTACCAGTAACACTACACATCAAAAGGATTTTACTACCACTCCTTATTCATCCACTACTCATTTCAAGGAAATGCCAAAAGCATCTTATCTAAACACTCATTCACACTCAGTTAATTTGACTTTAACCGAAAAGCcttccaattttttattctctgCTCATGATAATCGATCACAACTGTGTACAACACCTTCAAAATGTAAAgagaattcaaataatttcttccacTATCTATCGACAAAAGGaacaaatcaaaataattataaagagaCCGTTCCAAATCTTTTAGCTACATTAAATGACTTTTGTGCAGAAAAGAATCATGAGTCTATCAACCAGTTTCCGAATTCATTACCTTACTCTATGTACAAAAATGAGGATACTTTGTCGAATTCGTTTACAAAATACAGCGCGAGTGTAACAGGACGAAACATCGAtgaaaacattcaaaataacaatttcctAAATCACCTAAGATCTACTACATCTAAAAAGTTGTCTAACACCTCAAATGTTCTTCATATTGTATCATCTAATTTCAATTCACAATCTTACccattaaatgaaatttttttatcgaattcaaATTTAGACAAGCATGCTATAAATTCGTCCATCGTTCATAACGAtacgaaattattcaaagcGAATCAAATGTCTACTTTCGATTTACcttacaaaaaatgtatcgattcGGATTTCCGTTCACAAAGTTCTTCGTATCATGTGCCTGTCTCTCTTAAGTCGTATTCACACAATCCATCTTATGCCCAATCCATTGAGGAATTTTTCGCTAATACATTTTGGGAATATATTGACCCACAAGGTCAAATTCAA gGTCCGTTTCCCTTTGATTTGTTCATTAATTGGATTAACATGGATTATTTTCCCCCTAAGCTACTTATCAGATGTTTGCCAGATAAAAAGTTTCAACCTTTATCCGaactatttgaatttatatcaGCGTctaaataa
- the LOC128884155 gene encoding uncharacterized protein LOC128884155, producing MAVKPTSTGLPIGPNRGFIVTRRELPTRPQSRRQINPRVKMIREVVREVCGFAPYERRIMELIKIGTPSTTKRALKLAKKRLGTHKRGKKKREAMTQVIAQQRRKQAAAVAQH from the exons ATGGCAGTCAAACCTACATCAACAGGACTTCCAA TTGGCCCAAATCGTGGCTTTATTGTAACCCGTCGCGAACTACCGACAAGACCTCAATCGCGTCGTCAGATTAATCCACGTGTCAAA atgATTCGTGAAGTTGTACGTGAAGTTTGTGGTTTCGCTCCCTATGAACGTCGAATTATGGAGTTAATTAAGATTGGGACCCCTTCTACAACTAAACGTGCATTAAAATTAGCGAAAAAACGTTTAGGTACTCataaaagaggaaagaaaaaaagagaagctATGACACAAGTTATTGCTCAACAAAGACGTAAACAGGCAGCAGCAGTTGCACAGCACTAA
- the LOC128884046 gene encoding uncharacterized protein LOC128884046, whose protein sequence is MNQDIPHILCTGGAGYIGSHTIVHFSENTQYRLTILDNLSNCSIKVLDRINLLCKKKITFLNVDLCNEEQIMKVFSNEKYDAVIHYAGLKAVNQSVEQPLQYYSNNLCGTINLLKAMEKFGCTTLVFSSSATVYKLSQNQLKEEDSLEPSNPYGKSKLFIEQMLKDIFLARPNWKISILRYFNPIGAHPSGMIGDSPEHTLNLLPYIQKVAIGHKPYLDVFGTNWNTPDGTGVRDYIHVIDLAEGHLAALRYLEKQDKGCCIVHNLGSGNGVSVKEMVQWFERVSDRKIPMRFVERRPGDLPSVVADSSKAFHDLKWKPTHTVEDACKSAWIWQSNNPNGYE, encoded by the exons atgaaTCAGGATATACCACATATTCTTtg CACTGGGGGCGCAGGATACATAGGAAGCCACACGATAGTCCATTTTTCAGAAAACACGCAGTATCGACTTACAATATTAGATAATTTGAGTAATTGTTCGATTAAAGTGCTTgatcgaattaatttgttatgtaaaaaaaaaattacatttttaaatgtcgaTCTTTGCAACGAAGAACAGATTATGAAGGTTTTCTCCAATGAGAAATACGACGCTGTGATTCATTATGCGG GACTTAAGGCAGTAAATCAGTCGGTGGAACAACCACTgcaatattattcaaataaccTTTGTGGAACCATAAATCTTCTTAAAGCTATGGAAAAATTTGGTTGTACAACATTAGTATTTTCTTCATCAGCAACAGTGTATAAATTATCACAA AatcaattaaaagaagaagattCTTTAGAACCTAGTAATCCTTATGGTaaatcgaaactttttataGAACAAATGCTAAAGGACATTTTTTTGGCCCGACCTAACTGGAAAATATCCATTTTAAGATACTTTAACCCTATCGGAGCACACCCATCTGGGATGATAGGAGATTCACCCGAACATACTTTAAATTTACTTCCTTATATTCAGAAAGTTGCTATAGGTCACAAACCTTACCTTGATGTATTTGGAACAAATTGGAACACACCAGATGGCACTg GCGTTCGTGATTATATACATGTCATTGATCTCGCTGAAGGACATTTAGCAGCCTTGCGCTATCTTGAAAAACAAGATAAGGGTTGTTGTATAGTTCATAATTTAGGTAGTGGCAACGGTGTCTCAGTGAAAGAAATGGTGCAATGGTTTGAAAGAGTATCCGATAGAAAAATACCAATGCGTTTTGTTGAaag acGTCCTGGTGATTTGCCTTCTGTTGTTGCGGATTCATCCAAAGCGTTTCATGATTTGAAGTGGAAGCCTACCCACACTGTTGA gGATGCTTGTAAATCTGCCTGGATATGGCAATCTAATAACCCAAATGgatacgaataa